In Streptomyces sp. NBC_00448, the following are encoded in one genomic region:
- a CDS encoding vitamin B12-dependent ribonucleotide reductase, translating to MTETTSGPARGSRTKGSKVNKGLRIERIHTTPGVHPYDEVVWEHRDVVMTNWRDGSINFEQRGVEFPDFWSVNATNIVTSKYFRGAVGSPKREKSLKQLIDRVVLTYRKAGEKHGYFAGPADAEIFEHELTYALLHQVFSFNSPVWFNVGTAQPQQVSACFILSVDDSMDSILDWYKEEGMIFKGGSGAGLNLSRIRSSKELLSSGGNASGPVSFMRGADASAGTIKSGGATRRAAKMVVLDVDHPDVEAFIETKVKEEQKIRALRDAGFDMDLGGDDITSVQYQNANNSVRVNDEFMKAVEGGRQFGLRARMTGEVIEQVDAKSLFRKMAEAAWACADPGIQYDDTINHWHTSPESGRITASNPCSEYMHLDNSSCNLASLNLMKFLRHDDEGHQTFDAARFAKVVELVITAMDISICFADFPTEKIGETTRAFRQLGIGYANLGALLMATGHAYDSDGGRSLAGAITSLMTGTSYKRSAELAAVVGAYDGYARNADAHNRVMKQHSDANATAKRVDDLDTPVWAAATESWQDVIRLGEKNGFRNAQASVLAPTGTIGLMMDCDTTGVEPDLALVKFKKLVGGGSMQIVNNTVPVALKRLGYQEEQVEAIVAHIAEHGNVIDAPGLKTEHYEVFDCAMGDRAISAMGHVRMMAAAQPFLSGAISKTVNLPESATVEEVEEVYYEGWKLGLKALAIYRDNCKVGQPLSAKKKQDTKVDAVAEAPAPVQVEKVVEYRPVRKRLPKGRPGITTSFTVGGAEGYMTANSYPDDGLGEVFLKMSKQGSTLAGMMDAFSIAVSVGMQYGVPLETYVSKFTNMRFEPAGLTDDPDVRMAQSIVDYIFRRLALDFLPFETRSALGIHSAEERQRHLDTGSYEAGEDDVDVEGLAQSAPRHVEVAKPLSAAKPAAAVPAPKEAHNSTELLEIQLGLNADAPLCFSCGTKMRRAGSCYLCEGCGSTSGCS from the coding sequence ATGACCGAGACGACGAGCGGCCCGGCACGCGGTTCACGCACCAAGGGGTCGAAGGTGAACAAGGGCCTGCGTATCGAGCGCATCCACACCACCCCCGGCGTGCACCCGTACGACGAGGTGGTCTGGGAGCACCGTGACGTCGTCATGACGAACTGGCGCGACGGGTCGATCAACTTCGAGCAGCGCGGTGTGGAGTTCCCCGACTTCTGGTCGGTGAACGCGACCAACATCGTCACGAGCAAGTACTTCCGTGGTGCGGTCGGCAGCCCCAAGCGTGAGAAGAGCCTCAAGCAGCTCATCGACCGGGTCGTGCTCACGTACCGCAAGGCGGGCGAGAAGCACGGCTACTTCGCGGGCCCCGCGGACGCCGAGATCTTCGAGCACGAGCTCACGTACGCCCTGCTGCACCAGGTGTTCAGCTTCAACTCGCCGGTGTGGTTCAACGTCGGCACCGCCCAGCCGCAGCAGGTCTCTGCCTGCTTCATCCTGTCGGTCGACGACTCCATGGACTCGATCCTCGACTGGTACAAGGAAGAGGGGATGATCTTCAAGGGCGGCTCGGGCGCCGGCCTGAACCTCTCCCGCATCCGCTCCTCCAAGGAACTGCTCTCCTCCGGAGGCAACGCCTCGGGCCCGGTCTCCTTCATGCGCGGCGCCGACGCGTCCGCGGGCACCATCAAGTCGGGCGGCGCCACCCGCCGCGCCGCCAAGATGGTGGTCCTGGACGTCGACCACCCCGATGTCGAGGCGTTCATCGAGACCAAGGTCAAGGAAGAGCAGAAGATCCGCGCGCTGCGCGACGCGGGCTTCGACATGGACCTGGGCGGGGACGACATCACGTCCGTTCAGTACCAGAACGCGAACAACTCCGTCCGGGTCAACGACGAGTTCATGAAGGCCGTCGAGGGTGGCCGGCAGTTCGGGCTGCGTGCCCGGATGACCGGTGAGGTCATCGAGCAGGTCGACGCCAAGTCGCTGTTCCGCAAGATGGCCGAGGCGGCCTGGGCCTGTGCCGACCCCGGCATCCAGTACGACGACACCATCAACCACTGGCACACGTCGCCGGAGAGCGGCCGCATCACCGCGTCCAACCCGTGCAGCGAGTACATGCACCTGGACAACTCCAGCTGCAACCTCGCCTCGCTCAACCTGATGAAGTTCCTGCGCCACGACGACGAGGGGCACCAGACCTTCGACGCGGCGCGCTTCGCCAAGGTCGTCGAGCTGGTCATCACCGCGATGGACATCTCCATCTGCTTCGCGGACTTCCCGACCGAGAAGATCGGCGAGACCACTCGCGCCTTCCGCCAGCTCGGCATCGGCTACGCGAACCTGGGCGCGCTGCTGATGGCGACCGGCCACGCGTACGACTCGGACGGCGGCCGCTCGCTGGCCGGCGCCATCACCTCCCTGATGACCGGCACGTCCTACAAGCGGTCGGCCGAACTGGCCGCGGTGGTCGGCGCGTACGACGGTTACGCGCGCAACGCGGACGCGCACAACCGCGTCATGAAGCAGCACTCCGACGCCAATGCGACGGCCAAGCGGGTGGACGACCTCGACACCCCGGTGTGGGCGGCGGCCACCGAGTCGTGGCAGGACGTCATCCGACTCGGCGAGAAGAACGGTTTCCGCAACGCCCAGGCTTCGGTGCTCGCCCCCACCGGCACCATCGGCCTGATGATGGACTGCGACACCACGGGTGTGGAGCCCGACCTGGCGCTGGTCAAGTTCAAGAAGCTGGTCGGCGGCGGCTCGATGCAGATCGTGAACAACACGGTCCCCGTGGCACTCAAGCGCCTCGGTTACCAGGAGGAGCAGGTCGAGGCGATCGTCGCCCACATCGCCGAGCACGGCAACGTGATCGACGCGCCCGGCCTGAAGACCGAGCACTACGAGGTCTTCGACTGCGCCATGGGCGACCGGGCGATCTCTGCCATGGGCCACGTCCGGATGATGGCCGCGGCCCAGCCGTTCCTGTCGGGCGCCATCTCCAAGACGGTCAACCTGCCGGAGTCCGCGACCGTCGAGGAGGTCGAGGAGGTCTACTACGAGGGCTGGAAGCTCGGTCTGAAGGCCCTCGCGATCTACCGCGACAACTGCAAGGTCGGCCAGCCGCTGTCGGCGAAGAAGAAGCAGGACACCAAGGTCGACGCCGTCGCGGAGGCGCCGGCTCCCGTCCAGGTCGAGAAGGTCGTCGAGTACCGCCCGGTCCGCAAGCGTCTGCCCAAGGGCCGCCCGGGGATCACCACCTCCTTCACCGTCGGTGGCGCCGAGGGCTACATGACGGCCAACTCCTACCCGGACGACGGCCTCGGCGAGGTCTTCCTGAAGATGTCCAAGCAGGGCTCGACCCTCGCGGGCATGATGGACGCCTTCTCGATCGCCGTCTCCGTCGGCATGCAGTACGGAGTCCCGCTGGAGACCTACGTCTCGAAGTTCACCAACATGCGCTTCGAGCCGGCCGGCCTCACCGACGATCCGGACGTGCGGATGGCGCAGTCCATCGTGGACTACATCTTCCGCCGCCTGGCACTGGACTTCCTGCCGTTCGAGACCCGCTCCGCGCTGGGCATCCACTCCGCCGAGGAGCGCCAGCGGCACCTCGACACCGGTTCCTACGAGGCCGGTGAGGACGACGTCGACGTCGAGGGCCTGGCCCAGTCCGCGCCGCGCCACGTGGAGGTCGCCAAGCCGCTGTCGGCGGCCAAGCCGGCGGCCGCGGTCCCGGCGCCCAAGGAGGCCCACAACTCCACGGAACTGCTGGAGATCCAGCTCGGCCTGAATGCCGACGCCCCGCTGTGCTTCTCCTGCGGCACGAAGATGCGGCGCGCTGGGAGCTGCTACCTCTGCGAGGGCTGCGGTTCGACCAGCGGCTGCAGCTGA
- a CDS encoding MBL fold metallo-hydrolase produces MSGVDIRYVGGPTAVVEVGGLRLLTDPTFDEPGEYPIGARALVKTAGPGVAPAEIGPLDAVLLSHDQHPDNLDRAGRALLAEVPLVLSTRSAHDRVVGPVRALGNWEHIDLPRPGGGVLRVTGVPARHGPDGSEKLVGEVTGFVLSGSGLPTVYISGDNASLDVVRAIADRFGPFDVALLFAGAARTALVPDGTLTLTSAQAAEAAAILDARQVVPLHFEQWAHFTQDGASVEAEFAAAGLADRLHRLRPGASVAL; encoded by the coding sequence ATGTCAGGTGTGGACATTCGTTACGTCGGCGGGCCCACGGCGGTGGTGGAGGTCGGAGGGCTGCGCCTGCTCACCGACCCTACGTTCGACGAGCCGGGGGAGTACCCGATCGGCGCGCGGGCGCTGGTGAAGACGGCGGGCCCGGGCGTGGCACCGGCCGAGATCGGGCCGCTCGACGCGGTGCTGCTGTCGCACGACCAGCATCCGGACAACCTCGACCGGGCAGGACGGGCGCTGCTGGCCGAGGTCCCGCTGGTGCTGAGCACGCGATCCGCCCACGACCGGGTGGTCGGCCCGGTGCGCGCCCTGGGCAACTGGGAGCACATCGACCTGCCGCGCCCGGGCGGCGGCGTGCTGCGGGTCACCGGCGTGCCGGCGCGGCACGGACCGGACGGCAGCGAGAAGCTGGTCGGTGAGGTCACCGGTTTCGTCCTGTCGGGCAGCGGCTTGCCGACGGTCTACATCAGCGGGGACAACGCTTCGCTCGACGTGGTGCGGGCCATCGCCGACCGCTTCGGTCCCTTCGACGTGGCCCTGCTCTTCGCCGGGGCGGCCCGCACCGCGCTGGTGCCGGACGGCACGCTCACCCTGACGAGCGCGCAGGCGGCGGAGGCGGCCGCGATCCTGGACGCCCGGCAGGTGGTGCCGCTGCACTTCGAGCAGTGGGCGCACTTCACGCAGGACGGCGCCAGTGTCGAGGCGGAGTTCGCCGCAGCCGGTCTCGCGGACCGCCTGCACCGGCTGAGACCGGGTGCCTCCGTCGCGCTGTGA
- a CDS encoding YdbC family protein: MLVKWMRCGVVDRPGFDRGQRRWVALRQQPGFLGQGGGWSRAQPGVAHLFGFWDDRRSYDAFMAGPHDGVAAAQQGTYEMLAVRLFEHRLDVKVGFEPLFADTDLLRVALCKVRPERVDHFTQMQERVWNPAMAGSPGMLRGAFGRGETDDFLVLSMWDSATEHGKYREGAVERLSERAGLDADVLSVAGDVVDVVQAWTV, translated from the coding sequence GTGTTGGTCAAGTGGATGCGCTGCGGGGTCGTCGATCGACCGGGGTTCGACCGGGGACAGCGCCGATGGGTGGCGCTGCGCCAGCAGCCGGGGTTCCTCGGCCAGGGCGGAGGGTGGAGCCGAGCCCAGCCGGGAGTCGCGCACCTGTTCGGCTTCTGGGACGACCGGCGCTCGTACGACGCCTTCATGGCCGGTCCGCACGACGGCGTCGCCGCCGCGCAGCAGGGCACGTACGAAATGCTCGCGGTGCGGCTGTTCGAGCACCGGCTGGATGTGAAGGTCGGTTTCGAGCCACTCTTCGCCGACACCGATCTGCTCAGAGTCGCGCTGTGCAAGGTGCGGCCGGAGCGCGTCGACCACTTCACGCAGATGCAGGAGCGGGTGTGGAACCCGGCCATGGCCGGGTCGCCCGGGATGCTGCGCGGGGCCTTCGGCCGGGGCGAGACGGACGACTTCCTGGTGCTGTCGATGTGGGACTCCGCCACGGAGCACGGCAAGTACCGGGAAGGGGCCGTGGAGCGGCTGTCCGAGCGCGCCGGGCTGGACGCAGATGTGCTCTCCGTGGCCGGCGACGTGGTGGACGTGGTGCAGGCATGGACGGTCTGA
- a CDS encoding histidine phosphatase family protein yields the protein MGRPQRIVLIRHGESQGNEDDTIYERVPDHALELTADGRRQAATAGARLRAVFGGERVQAFVSPYRRTWHTYEELGLDPALATAREEPRLREQDWGNWQDQEDIQRQRKARDAYGHFFYRFAMGESGADVHDRVGAFLETLYRAFDKPDFPPNVLLVTHGLTMRLFCMRWFHWTVEEFETLSNPSNAETRMLLLQPSGRYILDRPFERWGTPGPPGGGLQ from the coding sequence ATGGGACGCCCTCAGCGCATCGTGCTCATCCGGCACGGCGAGTCCCAGGGCAATGAGGACGACACCATCTACGAAAGGGTGCCCGACCATGCCCTGGAGTTGACCGCCGACGGCCGAAGGCAGGCAGCGACGGCGGGCGCCCGGCTGCGCGCGGTGTTCGGCGGGGAGCGAGTGCAGGCATTCGTCTCCCCGTACCGGCGGACCTGGCACACCTACGAGGAGTTGGGCCTGGACCCGGCGCTGGCCACGGCGCGCGAGGAGCCCCGGCTGCGGGAGCAGGACTGGGGCAACTGGCAGGACCAGGAGGACATCCAGCGTCAGCGCAAGGCCCGAGACGCCTATGGTCACTTCTTCTACCGGTTCGCGATGGGGGAGAGCGGCGCAGACGTCCACGACCGGGTGGGCGCGTTCCTGGAGACCCTCTACCGCGCCTTCGACAAGCCGGACTTCCCTCCGAACGTGCTGCTGGTCACGCACGGGCTGACGATGCGGCTGTTCTGCATGCGCTGGTTCCACTGGACGGTCGAGGAGTTCGAGACGCTGTCCAACCCGTCCAACGCCGAGACCCGCATGCTTCTGCTGCAGCCGTCCGGCCGCTACATCCTGGACCGGCCGTTCGAGCGGTGGGGGACCCCCGGCCCGCCCGGCGGCGGGTTGCAGTGA
- a CDS encoding ADP-ribosylglycohydrolase family protein, whose translation MIPEPAPGPGQVESAPARTCDSGRLARATASLRGLAVGDALGSQFFVPANYPALQSGELPPGPWAWTDDTEMACSVLAVLASHGRIDQDALAWSFAEHHDFDRGYGPAVNRMLRLIRQEGADWRELAAGLFNGQGSWGNGAAMRIAPLGAWYAGDPEQATHQAEISAYTTHQHREAVAGAMAVAAAAALAADPAGPGDPDALLGTVLDLVPRSAVHAGIRRARDMLDYADVATVAAVLGCGRRTSAHDTVPFTLWAAARHLDDYERAFWTTARAGGDVDTNCAIVGGIIAARPGGEPPATWTRRTEPLPEWAAVA comes from the coding sequence ATGATTCCCGAGCCTGCCCCCGGTCCCGGCCAGGTCGAGTCCGCCCCCGCCCGGACCTGTGACTCCGGCCGCTTGGCGCGTGCCACGGCCAGCCTGCGCGGGCTGGCGGTCGGCGACGCACTCGGGTCGCAGTTCTTCGTGCCGGCCAACTACCCCGCCCTCCAGAGCGGCGAGCTGCCGCCGGGCCCGTGGGCGTGGACGGACGACACGGAGATGGCGTGTTCGGTCCTGGCGGTGCTCGCGTCGCACGGCCGGATCGATCAGGACGCGCTCGCGTGGTCCTTCGCGGAGCACCATGACTTCGACCGCGGCTATGGCCCCGCCGTGAACCGGATGCTGCGGCTGATCCGCCAGGAGGGCGCCGACTGGCGCGAACTCGCCGCCGGGCTGTTCAACGGGCAGGGCTCGTGGGGCAACGGGGCGGCGATGCGGATCGCGCCGCTGGGCGCCTGGTACGCGGGCGACCCCGAGCAGGCCACCCACCAGGCCGAGATCTCCGCCTACACCACCCACCAGCACCGGGAGGCCGTGGCCGGCGCGATGGCGGTCGCCGCCGCTGCCGCGCTCGCCGCCGACCCCGCGGGACCTGGCGACCCGGACGCGCTCCTGGGCACGGTGCTGGACCTGGTGCCGCGCAGCGCCGTGCACGCCGGCATCCGACGGGCCCGTGACATGCTGGACTACGCCGACGTGGCGACCGTCGCAGCGGTGCTCGGCTGCGGCCGCCGCACCAGCGCCCACGACACGGTGCCCTTCACCCTGTGGGCCGCCGCACGCCACCTGGACGACTACGAGCGGGCCTTCTGGACCACCGCGCGGGCCGGCGGCGACGTGGACACCAACTGCGCCATCGTCGGCGGCATCATCGCCGCCCGCCCCGGCGGCGAACCGCCCGCCACCTGGACACGGCGGACCGAACCGCTGCCGGAGTGGGCCGCTGTGGCCTGA
- a CDS encoding ribonuclease HII, whose amino-acid sequence MPYVPPTHTVERSMRATLGVRTVAGVDEVGRGAWAGPVTVCAAVTGLRRPPEGLTDSKLITPKRRTKLAALLADWVTSYALGHASPEEIDSLGMTAALRLAAGRALEALPERPDAVILDGKHNYLGGPWQVRTVIKGDQSCVAVAAASVIAKVRRDAAMAELGAEYAPFAFGDNAGYPSPVHRAALEELGPTAQHRLSWSYLDAMPRWQHLKKVRDDADTGEQLGFDF is encoded by the coding sequence ATGCCGTACGTACCGCCCACCCACACCGTCGAGCGTTCGATGCGCGCCACCCTCGGCGTACGCACCGTCGCTGGTGTGGACGAGGTGGGGCGTGGCGCGTGGGCCGGGCCGGTCACGGTGTGCGCGGCGGTCACCGGACTGCGCCGCCCGCCCGAGGGCCTGACCGACTCCAAGCTGATCACCCCCAAGCGGCGGACCAAGCTGGCCGCTCTTCTCGCCGACTGGGTGACGTCCTATGCACTCGGCCACGCGTCGCCCGAGGAGATCGACAGCCTCGGCATGACGGCGGCCCTGCGGCTTGCGGCGGGACGCGCCCTGGAGGCGCTGCCCGAGCGGCCGGACGCGGTCATCCTGGACGGCAAGCACAACTACCTGGGCGGGCCCTGGCAGGTGCGGACCGTCATCAAGGGCGACCAGTCATGTGTCGCGGTGGCCGCCGCGTCCGTGATCGCCAAGGTGCGGCGCGACGCCGCGATGGCCGAACTCGGCGCGGAATACGCCCCGTTCGCCTTCGGGGACAACGCCGGGTATCCGTCACCCGTGCACCGTGCGGCACTCGAGGAACTCGGTCCGACCGCGCAGCACCGGCTGTCCTGGTCGTATCTGGACGCGATGCCGCGGTGGCAGCACCTCAAGAAGGTGCGGGACGACGCAGACACAGGGGAACAACTCGGTTTCGATTTCTGA
- a CDS encoding RecQ family ATP-dependent DNA helicase: MSNQELRAEADAILAELVGGPEGSARLREDQWQAVAALVEERRRALVVQRTGWGKSAVYFVATALLRRRGSGPTVIISPLLALMRNQVEAAARAGIQARTINSANPEEWETIYAEVERGETDVLLVSPERLNSVDFRDQVLPKLAATTGLLVVDEAHCISDWGHDFRPDYRRLRAMLAELPAGVPVLATTATANARVTADVAEQLGTGAGEALVLRGTLERESLRLGVVRLPDAAHRLAWLAEHLDELPGSGIIYTLTVAAAEEATAFLRQRGFEVASYTGKTENAERLQAEVDLQENRVKALVATSALGMGYDKPDLGFVVHLGSPSSPIAYYQQVGRAGRGVAHADVLLLPGREDEAIWRYFADTAFPAEAQVRQTLAALAEAGRPLSVPALEAAVDLRRGRLETMLKVLDVDGAVKRVKGGWAATGAEWAYDEERYAWVARQRSAEQQAMRDYVSTPRCRMEFLRRQLDDEGAVPCGRCDNCAGAWVDSSVSAGALTGAAKELDRPGVEIEPRRMWPTGMAALGIELKGRIPAKEQCSAGRALGRLSDIGWGNRLRPLLAEDAPDGPVPDEVLRAAVAVLADWARSPGGWATDAPDASARPVGVVAVPSLARPELVGSLAEGIANVGRLPFLGSLTYTGASGAHAARRSNSAQRLRALSGAFTVSEELAAALASAPGAVLLVDDSTDSGWTLAVAARLLRQAGSGEVLPLVLAAAG; encoded by the coding sequence ATGAGCAACCAGGAGCTGCGTGCGGAAGCCGATGCGATCCTTGCCGAGCTGGTGGGCGGCCCGGAGGGTTCGGCGCGGCTGCGGGAGGACCAGTGGCAGGCGGTGGCGGCGCTGGTGGAGGAGCGCCGGCGTGCGCTGGTGGTGCAGCGCACCGGCTGGGGCAAGTCGGCGGTGTACTTCGTCGCCACGGCGCTGCTGCGCCGGCGCGGGTCCGGCCCCACGGTGATCATCTCGCCGCTGCTGGCGCTGATGCGCAACCAGGTCGAGGCGGCCGCGCGCGCCGGTATCCAGGCGCGGACCATCAACTCGGCCAACCCGGAGGAGTGGGAAACGATCTACGCAGAGGTCGAGCGCGGGGAGACGGACGTCCTGCTGGTGAGTCCCGAGCGGCTCAATTCGGTCGACTTCCGTGATCAGGTGCTGCCCAAGCTCGCGGCCACGACCGGTCTGCTGGTGGTCGACGAGGCGCACTGCATCTCCGACTGGGGTCACGACTTCCGCCCCGACTACCGCCGGTTGCGGGCCATGCTTGCCGAGCTGCCGGCGGGCGTGCCGGTACTGGCGACCACCGCGACCGCCAACGCGCGCGTGACCGCGGACGTGGCCGAGCAGTTGGGCACCGGAGCCGGTGAGGCGCTGGTGCTCCGGGGCACGCTCGAACGCGAGAGCCTGCGGCTGGGCGTGGTCCGGCTGCCGGACGCCGCACACCGGCTGGCCTGGCTCGCCGAGCACCTGGACGAACTGCCGGGCTCGGGAATCATCTACACGCTCACCGTCGCCGCGGCCGAGGAGGCCACCGCGTTCCTGCGGCAGCGCGGCTTCGAGGTGGCCTCGTACACCGGGAAGACGGAGAACGCCGAGCGCCTACAGGCCGAGGTTGACCTGCAGGAGAACCGGGTCAAGGCCCTGGTCGCGACATCGGCGCTGGGCATGGGCTACGACAAACCGGACCTGGGTTTCGTGGTCCACCTCGGCTCGCCCTCCTCGCCGATCGCCTACTACCAGCAGGTGGGCCGTGCGGGGCGCGGAGTGGCGCACGCCGACGTGCTGCTGCTTCCTGGCAGGGAGGACGAGGCCATCTGGCGCTACTTCGCCGACACCGCCTTCCCGGCGGAGGCGCAGGTCCGGCAGACCCTCGCGGCTCTCGCCGAGGCGGGGAGGCCGCTGTCCGTGCCGGCCCTGGAAGCCGCGGTGGACCTCCGGCGCGGCCGGCTGGAGACGATGCTGAAGGTGCTGGACGTCGACGGCGCGGTCAAGCGGGTGAAGGGCGGCTGGGCGGCGACGGGCGCGGAGTGGGCGTACGACGAGGAGCGCTACGCGTGGGTGGCCCGGCAGCGTTCGGCCGAGCAGCAGGCCATGCGCGACTACGTGAGCACGCCTCGGTGCCGGATGGAGTTCCTGCGCCGGCAGCTGGACGACGAAGGGGCGGTCCCTTGCGGCCGTTGCGACAACTGCGCGGGGGCGTGGGTCGATTCCTCCGTTTCGGCCGGGGCGTTGACGGGGGCGGCGAAGGAACTGGACCGTCCCGGGGTGGAGATCGAACCCCGCCGGATGTGGCCGACGGGGATGGCCGCGCTCGGCATCGAGCTCAAGGGGCGCATTCCGGCCAAGGAGCAGTGCTCGGCCGGGCGCGCGCTGGGCAGGCTGTCGGACATCGGCTGGGGCAACCGGCTGCGGCCGTTGCTGGCCGAGGACGCGCCCGACGGACCGGTGCCCGACGAGGTCCTGCGGGCCGCCGTGGCCGTCCTCGCCGACTGGGCCCGTTCTCCCGGCGGCTGGGCGACGGACGCCCCGGACGCTTCGGCCCGGCCGGTCGGGGTCGTCGCCGTCCCGTCGCTGGCCCGCCCGGAACTGGTCGGCTCCCTTGCCGAGGGGATCGCGAACGTCGGCCGCCTCCCCTTCCTGGGCAGCCTGACGTACACCGGGGCGAGCGGGGCGCACGCGGCACGCCGTAGCAACTCCGCCCAGCGGTTGCGGGCGCTGTCCGGCGCGTTCACCGTCTCCGAGGAGCTGGCCGCTGCCCTGGCGAGCGCTCCAGGGGCCGTTCTGCTGGTGGACGACTCCACCGACTCCGGGTGGACCCTCGCGGTCGCTGCGCGCTTGCTGCGTCAGGCGGGCAGCGGTGAGGTGCTTCCGTTGGTCCTCGCTGCGGCAGGCTGA
- a CDS encoding DUF4192 domain-containing protein produces MEVKVTLRGPGELADALPYLLGFQPTDSLVLVALHGEHGRFGGRLRVSLPENPADWSISAGHLAECLVRNSARRGGHPDAVVVFLCQDPSEGERPSDVMERLRPLAQRLRLACGELDVPVVEALCVSAGRWWSYCLPDRAPSPAEGTALPAPGSTAMAATAAYAGLPTPGSLRDIEARLRPAAVRDHQREIALDIACAEVLPRMLADNRVEETRRRTLGLARAALERLRAVPRLDDAVRSDEQDDALLADDEAATVILGLQDKAARDRAAEWAEPGQADAAVRLWRALARRCVGPYQEHAVAPLTLTGWVAWSTGDEAEARVALRMALDLDPNYTFARLLHTSVNEGLDPELLRRTLREERRKRVLGRAATRRGPTGSAGRGPDHRAPRDRRTRTRR; encoded by the coding sequence ATGGAGGTCAAGGTCACGCTGCGCGGCCCGGGCGAACTCGCGGACGCGCTGCCCTATCTGCTCGGCTTCCAACCGACGGACAGCCTGGTCCTCGTGGCACTGCACGGGGAGCACGGCCGCTTCGGCGGGAGGCTGCGGGTGAGCCTGCCGGAGAATCCGGCTGACTGGTCGATCAGCGCCGGCCATCTCGCCGAGTGCCTGGTGCGGAACAGCGCCCGCCGCGGCGGACACCCCGACGCGGTCGTGGTCTTCCTCTGCCAGGACCCGTCCGAGGGCGAGCGGCCGTCGGACGTGATGGAGCGGCTGCGGCCCCTCGCCCAGCGACTGCGGCTCGCCTGCGGAGAGTTGGACGTGCCGGTGGTGGAGGCGCTGTGCGTGTCGGCCGGGCGCTGGTGGTCCTACTGCCTGCCGGACCGCGCACCGTCACCGGCCGAGGGCACCGCTCTTCCGGCGCCGGGCAGCACCGCCATGGCCGCCACTGCCGCATACGCGGGGCTTCCGACTCCCGGCTCACTGCGGGACATCGAGGCCCGGCTCAGGCCGGCGGCGGTCCGCGACCACCAGCGGGAGATCGCGCTGGACATCGCCTGCGCCGAGGTGCTGCCGCGGATGCTGGCCGACAACCGCGTCGAGGAGACGCGTCGCCGCACACTCGGGCTGGCCCGCGCGGCGCTGGAGCGGCTCCGGGCCGTGCCGCGGCTCGATGACGCGGTCAGGTCCGACGAGCAGGACGACGCTCTGCTGGCCGACGACGAGGCGGCCACCGTGATCCTCGGCCTCCAGGACAAGGCCGCCCGCGACCGCGCCGCGGAGTGGGCGGAGCCCGGGCAGGCGGACGCGGCCGTGCGGTTGTGGCGGGCGCTGGCTCGCCGCTGCGTCGGTCCGTATCAGGAGCACGCGGTCGCGCCGCTCACCCTCACCGGATGGGTCGCATGGTCGACAGGGGACGAGGCCGAGGCCCGCGTCGCCCTGCGGATGGCGCTCGACCTCGATCCGAACTACACGTTCGCCCGGCTGCTGCACACCTCCGTCAACGAGGGCCTGGACCCTGAGTTGCTGCGGCGCACCCTGCGCGAGGAACGCCGCAAGCGTGTGCTCGGCAGGGCCGCCACCCGCCGCGGGCCGACCGGCTCTGCGGGCCGAGGCCCCGACCATCGCGCGCCCAGGGACCGCCGTACCCGGACCCGCCGGTGA
- a CDS encoding NUDIX hydrolase: MSPYDPSAFPPFAVTVDLVVLTVRHHALCALSVRRGEPPFQGRWALPGGFVRDDEDLSQAAARELAEETGLRAQNGAHLEQLATYGDPQRDPRMRVVSVAHLVLAPDLPAPRAGGDARSARWAPVGTLLAENGQDHPGDAAPLAFDHGRILADGVERARSKIEYSSLATAFCPPEFTVGELRRVYEAVWGVALDPRNFHRKVTGTVGFLVPTGGTTTRQGGRPAQLFRAGGAALLNPPMLRPEV, from the coding sequence ATGTCGCCCTACGACCCGTCGGCCTTCCCGCCCTTCGCCGTCACCGTCGACCTGGTGGTGCTCACGGTGCGACATCACGCGCTGTGCGCGCTCTCGGTGCGCAGGGGCGAGCCTCCGTTCCAGGGCCGGTGGGCGCTGCCTGGTGGTTTCGTCCGCGACGACGAGGACCTCTCGCAGGCGGCGGCCCGCGAGTTGGCCGAGGAGACGGGGCTGCGCGCCCAGAACGGCGCCCATCTGGAACAGCTTGCCACCTATGGCGATCCGCAGCGCGACCCGCGGATGAGGGTGGTCAGCGTGGCACATCTCGTGCTCGCGCCGGACCTGCCGGCGCCTCGTGCCGGCGGCGACGCGCGCAGTGCCCGGTGGGCACCGGTCGGGACGCTGCTGGCGGAGAACGGTCAGGACCACCCGGGCGACGCGGCCCCGCTCGCCTTCGACCACGGGCGCATCCTCGCCGACGGGGTCGAGCGGGCCCGGTCGAAGATCGAGTACTCCTCGCTGGCCACGGCCTTCTGCCCTCCCGAGTTCACCGTCGGGGAGCTGCGGCGGGTGTACGAAGCGGTGTGGGGAGTGGCGCTCGACCCGCGCAACTTCCATCGCAAGGTGACCGGGACGGTCGGCTTCCTCGTGCCGACCGGAGGCACGACGACCCGTCAGGGCGGGCGCCCGGCACAGTTGTTCAGGGCCGGGGGTGCGGCGCTGCTCAATCCGCCGATGCTCCGACCGGAGGTGTAG